From the genome of Winogradskyella forsetii, one region includes:
- a CDS encoding helix-turn-helix and ligand-binding sensor domain-containing protein, producing the protein MAEYKAGNQNWDISRAKDGRVYVANHSGLLEYDALIWKFYQLPNKTTVRSVLAEDDVVYTGSYEEFGYWKRDNFGLLRYYSLSDSIVDLISPNEEIWEIVKFNDKIIFRSFLNIYIYDYKNVTLLKPESIVISCSVVEDKLYVSTLNKGIFLLKDNGLEPFYFDDSLLDTKIISIDKYQGNLLLMTSLKGSFFLKNRKLTPTKFEINEPIKLHQLNTFSKLRNGKMVFGTIKDGVFLTDAKGKLEFHVSKENGLLNNTVLGQTLDESDNLWLGLDNGIANIELNSSNYFFNDVSGKLGAVYDIIEYQNVIYIGTNTGLFWLNANDKLEFLEGSQGQVWDLKILEGDLLCGHNEGTFLVNKDKLELISSHTGGYTIKKIPEKNHTYIQGTYSGLVKFEKVLGEWSAKHLGETTIPSRFLVFENASTAWVAHATKGIYRVRFDTNYDTIISIKNYQDKGINSNYNVRVYNIKNIITFKTNEGWQKYEPILDSIVPSKLLNEKLGKENYIISEEDASLFAIKNKNGSINFKSFSSDEDLVLSDGFLKNRYVVGYENVSKLKDSIYALNLDNGLMIVNGNSKSTINLNKPSIDAVFIENERINISNVTSEGVSFKYGKNMMVALSSPNSKNHFFEYNISEINDLWYRVDGNTIDFSSLKDGDYTIDFRASDISGNMSPSQTLMIEILPPWYRDIWGFLLYLILGLALVLVFYAMHHKKIAKEQRLIKIKYQREQQKLLREKTLENEKQIVQLKNESLQNEIKLKSKQLANNAMALVKKNETLQDIKKELTVNKDGFNNYYVFKKLLKKLDNSILHKDEWEVFENNFSQVHDEFFELLKAKHSKLTPKDLKICAYIKMNLSSKEIAPLMNISIRGVETHRYRLKKKLDLENDISLVDYLLNIKI; encoded by the coding sequence TTGGCAGAGTATAAAGCAGGTAACCAAAACTGGGATATTTCTAGAGCTAAAGATGGTAGGGTTTATGTTGCAAATCATAGCGGCTTATTAGAATATGACGCCTTAATTTGGAAGTTTTATCAATTACCGAATAAAACCACGGTTAGATCGGTTTTAGCAGAAGATGATGTGGTCTATACAGGATCTTACGAGGAATTCGGATATTGGAAACGAGACAATTTCGGTTTACTAAGATATTATTCCCTAAGCGATTCGATAGTGGATTTAATTTCCCCAAATGAAGAAATTTGGGAAATTGTAAAATTTAACGACAAAATTATTTTTCGCTCCTTCTTAAATATATACATATACGATTATAAAAACGTAACACTTTTAAAACCAGAGTCTATAGTAATTTCTTGCAGTGTAGTTGAAGATAAGCTATATGTAAGCACATTAAATAAAGGTATATTTTTATTGAAAGACAATGGGTTGGAACCGTTTTATTTCGATGATTCTCTGCTCGACACTAAAATTATTTCTATTGATAAATACCAAGGCAACCTCCTTTTAATGACGTCGTTGAAAGGAAGTTTTTTCTTAAAAAACAGAAAACTTACGCCGACTAAATTTGAAATCAACGAACCTATAAAATTACATCAGCTAAATACGTTCTCAAAATTAAGAAATGGGAAAATGGTATTTGGCACCATTAAAGACGGCGTTTTTTTAACCGATGCTAAGGGAAAATTAGAATTTCATGTCAGCAAGGAAAATGGGTTGTTAAATAATACTGTTTTGGGTCAAACATTAGATGAATCAGATAATCTTTGGCTGGGTTTAGATAATGGTATTGCCAACATAGAGCTCAACAGTAGCAATTATTTTTTTAACGATGTTTCGGGTAAATTGGGTGCGGTTTACGATATTATAGAATATCAAAATGTCATTTATATTGGAACCAACACCGGTCTTTTTTGGTTAAATGCCAATGATAAATTAGAATTTCTAGAGGGTTCCCAAGGTCAAGTCTGGGACTTAAAGATTTTAGAAGGTGATCTTTTATGTGGTCATAATGAAGGTACATTTTTGGTGAATAAGGATAAACTTGAATTGATTTCTAGCCATACGGGAGGTTATACCATTAAAAAAATACCAGAAAAGAACCATACCTATATACAAGGTACTTATTCAGGACTTGTGAAATTTGAAAAGGTACTTGGCGAATGGAGCGCAAAACACCTTGGTGAAACTACAATTCCGTCTCGATTCTTGGTGTTTGAAAACGCCTCTACTGCTTGGGTAGCTCATGCCACAAAGGGCATATATAGGGTTAGATTTGATACTAATTATGATACCATTATTAGTATCAAGAATTACCAAGATAAAGGTATAAATTCAAATTATAATGTTAGGGTTTATAATATAAAGAACATTATAACTTTTAAAACGAATGAAGGTTGGCAGAAGTATGAACCTATTTTAGATTCTATAGTTCCATCAAAGCTGCTCAACGAAAAATTAGGAAAAGAAAACTACATCATTTCAGAAGAAGATGCCTCGCTTTTTGCTATAAAGAATAAAAATGGTTCTATTAATTTCAAATCGTTCTCAAGTGATGAGGACTTGGTTTTAAGCGACGGATTTTTGAAAAATAGATATGTAGTAGGATATGAAAATGTTTCTAAACTAAAGGATTCTATTTATGCTTTAAATTTGGATAACGGTTTAATGATTGTCAATGGGAATTCCAAATCCACCATAAATCTAAATAAACCGAGTATAGATGCAGTTTTTATAGAAAATGAGCGCATCAACATTTCAAATGTAACTTCGGAAGGGGTGAGTTTTAAGTATGGAAAAAATATGATGGTTGCGTTGTCCTCTCCTAATTCAAAAAATCATTTTTTTGAGTATAATATTTCCGAAATTAATGATTTGTGGTATAGAGTTGATGGCAATACAATTGATTTTTCAAGTCTGAAAGATGGTGATTATACCATTGATTTTCGGGCCAGTGACATTTCGGGCAATATGTCCCCTAGTCAAACATTAATGATAGAGATTTTGCCACCTTGGTACCGAGATATATGGGGTTTTTTACTGTATTTAATATTGGGCTTGGCTCTCGTGCTGGTATTTTATGCCATGCACCATAAAAAAATTGCGAAAGAACAGCGGCTCATCAAAATTAAATATCAAAGGGAGCAGCAAAAGTTATTAAGGGAAAAAACATTAGAAAATGAGAAGCAAATTGTGCAACTTAAAAATGAATCCTTACAGAACGAAATAAAACTTAAAAGTAAGCAGTTGGCGAATAACGCTATGGCTTTAGTTAAGAAAAACGAAACCTTACAAGATATTAAAAAAGAACTTACTGTCAATAAAGATGGGTTTAATAACTACTACGTCTTTAAAAAACTGTTAAAAAAGTTAGACAATTCCATTTTGCACAAGGACGAATGGGAAGTCTTTGAAAATAATTTCAGCCAAGTGCACGATGAGTTTTTCGAATTATTAAAGGCCAAGCATTCAAAATTGACTCCGAAGGATTTAAAGATTTGCGCCTACATTAAAATGAATTTATCCTCTAAGGAAATTGCGCCACTTATGAATATCTCAATAAGAGGTGTTGAAACCCACAGATATCGATTGAAAAAGAAATTAGATTTAGAAAATGATATTTCTTTAGTGGATTATTTGTTAAATATTAAAATTTAA
- the ilvN gene encoding acetolactate synthase small subunit: MSENKQYTVSIYTENNIGLLNRISAIFQRRHMNVESLNTSPSEIDGVSRFTLVINITESQMKKIIGQIEKQVEVIKAFYHTEDEIIYQESCLFKIKSELLFDERQIQNIIKESNARIVTVNKEFFAIEKSGRKEEIDLLYRELSVFGIMQFTRSGRIAVTKDEMKISTMLKAFQD, translated from the coding sequence ATGAGCGAAAACAAACAATATACTGTTTCAATATATACGGAAAATAATATTGGATTGTTGAATAGAATTTCAGCAATTTTCCAAAGAAGACATATGAATGTTGAGAGTCTTAACACCTCGCCTTCTGAGATTGACGGCGTTTCAAGATTCACATTAGTAATTAATATTACAGAGTCTCAAATGAAAAAGATTATCGGTCAGATTGAAAAACAAGTTGAAGTCATCAAAGCTTTCTATCATACCGAAGATGAAATCATTTATCAAGAATCGTGTTTATTCAAAATTAAGTCTGAATTATTATTTGATGAACGTCAGATTCAGAATATCATCAAAGAAAGCAATGCCAGAATTGTAACCGTAAACAAAGAATTTTTTGCTATCGAAAAATCTGGAAGAAAAGAAGAAATAGATTTATTGTACAGGGAACTGTCTGTCTTTGGCATTATGCAATTTACGCGTTCAGGTAGAATTGCGGTGACAAAAGACGAAATGAAAATATCAACAATGCTTAAGGCATTTCAAGATTAA
- the ilvA gene encoding threonine ammonia-lyase IlvA, protein MKETKTTYRPTLKAIEAAAEKLNGVASVTPLIKNARYSKQFDANVYFKREDLQQVRSYKIRGAYNRISSLTSDQIENGIVCASAGNHAQGVALSCKLLKIKGTIFMPSPTPNQKIEQVKMFGEDYVDVVLIGDTFDDAYHAAMQQSEELNRTFVHPFNDEKVIEGQATVGLEIIDQAKTHPIHYVFVPVGGGGLAAGLSSVFKILSPQTKIISVEPKGAPAMLNSIRNNKNITLKSIDNFVDGAAVKRVGDLSFAICKETLHRVVTVDEGKICQTILDLYNKDAIVVEPAGAMSLCALEQFKDEIKGKNVVCVISGSNNDITRMAEIKERALIYTNLKHYFIIKFPQRAGALREFVVDILGPTDDITHFEYTKKANRENDVAVVGLQLKSPEDLDPLITKMKLHNVFGDYLNDKPDLFQFLV, encoded by the coding sequence ATGAAAGAAACCAAAACCACATACAGACCAACATTAAAAGCTATTGAAGCTGCCGCTGAAAAACTAAACGGTGTGGCTTCGGTAACACCTTTAATTAAAAATGCGCGTTACTCAAAGCAATTTGATGCAAACGTTTATTTTAAAAGGGAGGACCTTCAACAAGTACGCTCCTATAAAATTAGAGGTGCTTATAATAGAATTTCGTCCTTAACCAGTGATCAAATTGAAAACGGAATTGTATGTGCTAGTGCAGGAAATCATGCACAAGGCGTGGCACTTTCATGTAAACTTTTAAAAATAAAAGGTACTATTTTTATGCCTTCACCAACACCTAATCAAAAAATTGAGCAGGTAAAAATGTTTGGCGAAGACTATGTGGATGTGGTTTTAATTGGAGATACTTTTGACGATGCTTACCATGCTGCGATGCAGCAAAGCGAAGAACTGAACAGAACATTTGTACATCCTTTTAATGACGAAAAAGTTATTGAAGGTCAGGCAACAGTTGGTTTAGAAATTATTGACCAAGCGAAAACGCATCCCATTCATTATGTTTTTGTGCCTGTTGGTGGTGGTGGATTAGCGGCTGGATTATCCTCAGTATTTAAGATTTTATCACCACAAACCAAAATTATCAGCGTAGAACCGAAAGGTGCTCCTGCAATGCTGAACTCCATCAGAAACAATAAAAATATCACTTTAAAGTCTATAGATAACTTTGTAGATGGTGCTGCTGTAAAACGTGTAGGTGATTTAAGCTTTGCCATTTGTAAAGAAACCTTACATCGTGTGGTTACGGTCGATGAAGGTAAAATTTGTCAGACAATTTTGGATCTTTATAATAAGGATGCCATCGTTGTAGAACCAGCAGGTGCTATGAGCCTTTGTGCGTTAGAGCAATTTAAAGATGAAATAAAAGGCAAGAATGTTGTTTGTGTTATTAGTGGAAGCAACAACGATATCACTCGAATGGCCGAGATCAAAGAACGCGCTCTTATTTACACCAATTTAAAACACTATTTCATCATTAAATTCCCGCAACGTGCAGGTGCTTTAAGAGAATTTGTTGTGGATATTTTAGGACCTACAGATGATATTACCCATTTTGAGTACACCAAAAAAGCCAATCGTGAAAATGATGTCGCGGTCGTAGGTTTACAATTAAAATCTCCTGAAGATTTGGACCCTCTCATTACCAAAATGAAGCTTCATAATGTCTTTGGAGATTACCTCAATGATAAGCCAGATTTATTTCAGTTTTTGGTATAG
- the ilvD gene encoding dihydroxy-acid dehydratase, with protein MNQINKYSKTVTQDPTQPAAQAMLHAIGLTKEDFFKPIVGIASTGYEGNPCNMHLNDLAKLVKEGTKNEDIVGLIFNTIGVSDGISMGTPGMRYSLPSRDIIADSMETVVQAMSYDGLVTVVGCDKNMPGALMAMIRLNRPSILVYGGTIDSGCHNGKKLDVVSAFEAWGSKVAGTMEESEYQSIVEKACPGAGACGGMYTANTMASAIEALGMTLPFNSSNPALSDEKKQESVRAGEALRLLLEKDIKPSDIITRKSLENAVRLVTILGGSTNAVLHFLAIARAAQIDFTLKDFQNISDNTPFLADLKPSGKYLMEDVHEVGGIPAVLKYLLKKGLIHGDCLTVTGKTIAENLLDVDDLKEGQDVIKPIEEPIKVSGHLRMLYGNLATEGSVAKITGKEGLCFRGKAKVFEGEYAANDGIRDGKVEKGDVVVIRYEGPKGGPGMPEMLKPTAAIMGAGLGKDVALITDGRFSGGTHGFVVGHITPEAQEGGTIAVVKDGDIITIDAETNSISLEVSEEELQKRREKWKAPELKFERGVLYKYAKTVSSASKGCVTDEF; from the coding sequence ATGAATCAAATAAACAAATACAGTAAAACGGTTACTCAAGATCCTACACAACCAGCGGCTCAAGCCATGTTGCATGCTATTGGATTAACAAAGGAAGATTTTTTTAAACCTATCGTCGGCATTGCAAGTACAGGTTATGAAGGCAATCCATGCAATATGCACCTTAACGACTTGGCAAAATTGGTTAAAGAAGGAACTAAGAATGAAGATATTGTCGGTTTGATTTTCAATACTATAGGTGTAAGTGACGGTATTTCTATGGGAACACCAGGAATGCGATACTCCCTGCCTTCTCGAGATATTATTGCAGATTCCATGGAAACCGTGGTACAAGCTATGAGTTATGATGGACTGGTCACAGTTGTTGGTTGCGACAAAAATATGCCAGGTGCTTTAATGGCGATGATACGATTGAATCGCCCTTCCATATTAGTGTATGGTGGCACTATAGACTCTGGTTGCCATAACGGTAAAAAATTAGATGTCGTCTCCGCTTTTGAAGCTTGGGGAAGCAAAGTTGCCGGAACCATGGAAGAAAGCGAATACCAAAGTATTGTTGAAAAAGCATGTCCAGGAGCAGGCGCCTGTGGAGGTATGTACACGGCAAATACTATGGCTTCTGCAATTGAAGCTTTGGGTATGACGTTGCCTTTCAACTCTTCAAATCCTGCATTAAGTGATGAAAAGAAACAAGAATCCGTTAGAGCTGGCGAAGCCTTACGTTTATTGTTGGAAAAGGATATAAAGCCTTCCGACATTATCACAAGAAAATCGCTTGAAAATGCTGTCCGTTTAGTAACCATCTTAGGTGGTTCTACAAATGCAGTATTACACTTTTTAGCCATAGCACGAGCTGCACAAATCGATTTTACATTAAAAGATTTTCAGAATATTAGTGACAACACACCATTTTTAGCCGATTTAAAACCAAGCGGTAAATATCTAATGGAAGATGTTCATGAGGTCGGTGGAATTCCTGCGGTACTAAAATATCTTTTGAAAAAAGGGTTGATTCATGGCGATTGTTTAACCGTTACAGGAAAAACTATCGCTGAAAATTTATTGGACGTTGACGACTTAAAAGAAGGACAAGATGTGATAAAACCCATTGAAGAGCCTATTAAAGTATCAGGACACTTAAGAATGCTCTATGGCAATTTAGCAACCGAAGGAAGCGTCGCTAAAATTACGGGTAAAGAAGGCTTATGTTTTAGAGGAAAGGCGAAAGTTTTTGAAGGGGAATATGCGGCAAATGACGGCATAAGAGATGGAAAAGTTGAAAAAGGAGATGTCGTTGTCATTAGATATGAAGGTCCAAAAGGTGGTCCTGGAATGCCTGAAATGCTAAAGCCAACGGCTGCTATTATGGGAGCTGGTCTAGGTAAAGATGTGGCTTTAATTACTGACGGAAGATTTTCAGGAGGCACCCACGGTTTTGTGGTAGGGCACATCACGCCAGAAGCACAAGAAGGTGGAACAATTGCTGTTGTTAAAGATGGAGATATCATTACCATTGATGCAGAAACCAATTCCATATCACTAGAAGTTTCTGAAGAAGAACTTCAAAAACGAAGAGAAAAATGGAAAGCGCCAGAATTAAAATTCGAACGTGGTGTTTTATATAAATATGCCAAAACAGTATCCTCAGCTTCAAAAGGCTGTGTAACTGATGAGTTTTAA
- the ilvB gene encoding biosynthetic-type acetolactate synthase large subunit: MDTKTIQNNTKDTETTERISGSEAVIKCLLAEGVDILYGYPGGAIMPVYDELYKYQDKIHHVLSRHEQGAAHAAQGYARISGKVGVAMATSGPGATNLITGIADAQIDSTPLVCITGQVGSHLLGSDAFQETDIVGISTPVTKWNHQITKASEIPEVFAKAFYIAKSGRPGPVLIDITKDAQIELFDFKYKKCKGVRSYKPVPDTDENSLKAAAELINNAKKPLIVWGQGIILGKAEEEFKAVIEKAGIPSAWTILGASAIPTSHPLNVGMVGMHGNYAPNVLTNECDVLIAIGMRFDDRVTGNLETYAKQAKIVHFEIDPAEVDKNVKTDIAVLGDAKTSLTELLPLLHPNSHTDWHQKFKDLYKIEYEKVIKNDLHPTKEGLTMGEVLKEINIQTKGEAAIVSDVGQHQMIACRYAEFNTTKSNITSGGLGTMGFALPAAIGAKMAAPEREVIMIAGDGGYQMNIQELGTIFQQKVPVKIVVLNNEFLGMVRQWQQLFFEKRYASTEMVNPDFVAIAKGYHIEAQKVSERKDLKAAIKEMIDCKGPYFLEVRVEKEDNVFPMIPTGASVSDIRLE; the protein is encoded by the coding sequence ATGGACACAAAAACCATTCAAAATAACACTAAAGACACAGAAACTACTGAACGTATTTCTGGAAGCGAAGCAGTTATAAAATGCTTACTTGCTGAAGGTGTTGACATTCTCTACGGCTATCCAGGAGGTGCAATTATGCCAGTATATGATGAACTATATAAGTATCAAGATAAAATTCACCATGTCTTATCGCGCCACGAGCAAGGTGCTGCCCATGCTGCACAAGGTTATGCACGAATTTCTGGCAAAGTCGGTGTTGCTATGGCAACTTCTGGTCCAGGAGCGACTAATTTAATTACTGGAATTGCTGATGCACAAATAGATTCTACGCCTTTGGTTTGTATCACTGGTCAAGTAGGTTCGCATTTGTTGGGAAGTGATGCGTTTCAAGAAACTGATATCGTCGGGATTTCGACACCAGTGACCAAATGGAACCATCAAATTACTAAAGCTTCAGAAATTCCAGAAGTTTTCGCCAAAGCCTTTTACATCGCCAAAAGCGGACGACCAGGACCTGTTTTAATTGACATAACTAAAGATGCTCAAATCGAACTTTTCGATTTTAAATACAAAAAATGTAAAGGCGTAAGAAGTTACAAACCTGTTCCAGATACCGATGAAAATTCTCTCAAAGCTGCAGCAGAATTAATCAATAATGCCAAAAAACCACTAATAGTTTGGGGACAAGGTATTATTTTAGGCAAGGCGGAAGAAGAATTTAAAGCGGTTATTGAAAAAGCCGGAATTCCTTCGGCTTGGACCATTTTAGGGGCTTCGGCTATTCCAACGTCACACCCATTAAATGTAGGAATGGTTGGTATGCATGGTAATTATGCACCTAACGTTTTAACTAACGAATGTGATGTTTTAATAGCCATCGGCATGCGTTTCGACGATCGTGTTACAGGAAATTTAGAAACTTATGCAAAACAAGCAAAAATTGTTCATTTTGAAATTGATCCCGCGGAAGTCGATAAAAACGTAAAAACTGATATCGCTGTTCTTGGCGATGCTAAAACTAGTTTAACAGAGTTGTTACCATTACTACACCCGAATTCACACACAGATTGGCATCAAAAATTCAAGGATTTATATAAAATTGAATACGAAAAAGTTATTAAAAATGATTTGCATCCCACAAAGGAAGGTTTAACAATGGGCGAAGTGTTGAAAGAAATCAACATCCAGACCAAAGGCGAAGCAGCTATTGTCAGTGATGTTGGTCAGCACCAAATGATTGCTTGTCGTTATGCAGAATTCAACACAACTAAAAGCAATATCACTTCTGGTGGCTTAGGAACCATGGGATTTGCATTACCAGCAGCTATTGGAGCCAAAATGGCAGCGCCAGAACGGGAAGTAATTATGATTGCCGGCGATGGTGGTTACCAAATGAACATTCAAGAATTAGGAACCATCTTTCAGCAAAAAGTACCTGTAAAAATTGTGGTACTGAACAATGAATTTTTAGGTATGGTTCGGCAATGGCAACAACTCTTTTTTGAGAAACGCTACGCTTCAACAGAAATGGTAAATCCAGATTTTGTGGCCATTGCAAAAGGGTATCATATCGAAGCCCAAAAAGTGTCAGAGCGTAAAGATTTAAAAGCGGCTATAAAAGAAATGATTGATTGCAAAGGCCCTTATTTCTTAGAAGTTAGAGTTGAAAAGGAAGATAATGTTTTTCCAATGATTCCAACAGGAGCCAGTGTTTCAGATATAAGATTAGAATGA
- the ilvC gene encoding ketol-acid reductoisomerase, giving the protein MSNYFNTLPLREQLEQLGKCRFMDASEFEDGVNALKGKKIVIVGCGAQGLNQGLNMRDSGLDISYALRQQAIDEKRASYKNATDNGFTVGTYEELIPTADLVLNLTPDKQHTSVVKAVMPLMKKGATLSYSHGFNIVEEGTKIREDLTVIMVAPKCPGTEVREEYKRGFGVPTLTAVHPENDPEGKGWTQAKAYAAATGGHRAGVLESSFIAEVKSDLMGEQTILCGLLQTGAILSFDKMVEEGIEPGYAAKLIQFGWETITEALKHGGITNMMDRLSNPAKIKAYNLSEELKAIMRPLFEKHMDDIISGHFSKTMMEDWANDDVNLLKWREATGETAFEKTELTSDHISEQEYFDNGVLLVAFVKSGVELAFETMVAAGIIEDSAYYESLHELPLIANTIARKKLFEMNRVISDTAEYGCYLFDHACKPLLKEFMTTVDTSIIGKPFSNSNGVDNVELIAINDAIRNHPIEAVGQRLRSAMTAMKVIKTEDAKTSVLA; this is encoded by the coding sequence ATGTCAAATTATTTTAACACATTACCATTAAGAGAACAATTAGAGCAATTGGGAAAGTGTCGTTTTATGGACGCTTCAGAATTTGAAGATGGCGTAAACGCTCTAAAAGGAAAGAAAATTGTCATCGTAGGTTGTGGAGCTCAAGGCCTTAACCAAGGATTGAACATGCGTGATTCGGGACTTGATATTTCGTATGCCTTAAGACAACAAGCCATTGATGAAAAGCGTGCCTCTTACAAAAATGCGACCGATAATGGATTTACTGTTGGGACTTATGAAGAATTAATTCCTACAGCAGATTTAGTATTAAACCTAACACCAGATAAACAACATACAAGCGTCGTAAAAGCTGTGATGCCTTTAATGAAAAAAGGCGCAACCTTAAGCTATTCGCACGGTTTCAACATTGTTGAAGAAGGTACAAAAATCCGTGAAGATTTAACCGTAATTATGGTCGCACCAAAGTGTCCCGGAACAGAAGTTAGGGAAGAATACAAACGTGGATTTGGTGTACCTACATTGACTGCTGTACACCCAGAAAATGATCCAGAAGGAAAAGGTTGGACACAAGCAAAAGCATACGCTGCAGCCACTGGAGGCCATAGAGCTGGAGTTTTGGAATCATCATTTATTGCTGAAGTGAAATCTGACTTAATGGGAGAACAGACCATTCTTTGTGGTCTGCTGCAAACAGGTGCTATTTTATCTTTTGACAAAATGGTCGAAGAAGGGATTGAACCTGGCTATGCTGCCAAATTAATTCAGTTCGGTTGGGAAACCATTACAGAAGCACTTAAACATGGTGGCATTACCAACATGATGGACCGTTTATCCAATCCTGCAAAAATTAAAGCTTATAACCTTTCCGAAGAATTGAAAGCAATTATGCGTCCATTATTTGAAAAGCATATGGACGATATTATTTCCGGTCATTTCTCAAAAACCATGATGGAAGATTGGGCCAATGATGATGTCAACTTATTAAAATGGAGAGAGGCAACAGGAGAAACCGCTTTTGAAAAAACAGAATTAACCTCAGATCATATTTCAGAACAAGAGTATTTTGATAACGGCGTTTTATTAGTAGCCTTCGTTAAATCTGGTGTGGAATTAGCCTTCGAAACCATGGTTGCCGCAGGTATTATTGAAGATTCTGCTTACTATGAATCTTTGCACGAGTTACCATTAATTGCAAACACCATCGCCAGAAAGAAATTATTCGAAATGAACCGCGTGATTTCAGATACGGCTGAATATGGTTGCTATTTATTTGACCATGCCTGTAAACCATTATTAAAGGAATTCATGACAACCGTTGACACCTCTATTATTGGAAAGCCATTTTCAAATTCAAATGGTGTTGACAATGTAGAGCTAATTGCCATCAACGATGCAATAAGAAACCATCCTATCGAAGCCGTAGGTCAGCGTTTACGTTCTGCAATGACAGCGATGAAAGTGATTAAAACTGAGGATGCCAAAACATCTGTTTTAGCCTAA
- a CDS encoding fasciclin domain-containing protein — translation MLFVVITACDDGKKEAERMKMEAEKMEIEAKEQKDLEMKKMEEEKKAMEMKNSIAGKAMANEDLSTLVAALKAADLANMLSEPGDYTVFAPSNNAFEKLPKGTVDNLLKPENKETLQSVLQYHVVSGKITSDEMMAAIKGAKGKYTFKTVAGEELTAMMDGDQFVIKDSRGEKSQVVQGNVDASNGIVYIINDVLMAKK, via the coding sequence ATGCTATTCGTAGTAATAACTGCCTGTGATGATGGTAAAAAAGAAGCGGAGCGAATGAAGATGGAAGCTGAAAAAATGGAGATAGAGGCCAAGGAGCAAAAAGACTTGGAAATGAAAAAGATGGAGGAAGAGAAGAAAGCTATGGAGATGAAGAACAGTATAGCAGGAAAAGCAATGGCTAATGAAGATCTATCTACTTTAGTAGCTGCCTTAAAAGCTGCAGATTTGGCAAATATGCTATCCGAGCCTGGCGATTATACTGTTTTTGCACCTTCTAATAATGCATTTGAAAAATTACCAAAAGGTACAGTAGACAACTTATTGAAGCCTGAAAACAAAGAAACACTTCAAAGTGTTTTGCAATACCATGTTGTATCAGGAAAAATAACCTCAGATGAAATGATGGCAGCTATTAAAGGTGCAAAAGGAAAGTATACTTTTAAAACCGTTGCTGGAGAAGAATTAACGGCGATGATGGATGGAGATCAGTTTGTGATTAAAGATTCTAGAGGAGAAAAATCTCAAGTTGTTCAAGGCAATGTTGATGCATCAAATGGTATTGTTTACATTATTAATGATGTGTTAATGGCTAAAAAGTAA